The following proteins are co-located in the Cutaneotrichosporon cavernicola HIS019 DNA, chromosome: 3 genome:
- the ISU1 gene encoding uncharacterized protein (Scaffold protein for the de novo synthesis of iron- sulfur (Fe-S) clusters within mitochondria, which is required for maturation of both mitochondrial and cytoplasmic 2Fe-2S and 4Fe-4S proteins): MFRNVLRTTVSSSSRAALRPVARPAVVARPAVVAQVRSYHANVIDHYENPRNVGKMNKDDIDVGTGLVGAPACGDVMKLQIRVGEDGIIEDVKFKTFGCGSAIASSSYMTERVKGLSLEEAGKVKNTEIAKELCLPPVKLHCSLLAEDAIKSAIKDYQSKRAKVLASQAATSAPVQQAAHA; the protein is encoded by the exons ATGTTCCGCAACGTCCTCCGTACCACcgtctcatcctcctctcgcgccgctctgCGGCCCGTGGCACGTCCAGCCGTCGTCGCACGTCCAGCCGTAGTCGCGCAGGTCCGGAGTTACCACGCCAACGTCATTGACCACTACGAGAATCCCCGCAACGTCGGCAAGATGAACAAGGACGACATTGACGTTGGCActggcctcgtcggcgcacCAGCATGTGGAGA tgtCATGAAGCTCCAGATCCGTGTTGGTGAGGACGGTATCATTGAGGACGTCAAGTTCAAGACGTTTGGCTGCGGCTCTGCCAttgcctcctcctcgtacATGACTGAGCGTGTCAAGGGTCTCTctctcgaggaggctggcaaggtcaagaaCACCGAGATTGCCAAGGAGCTCTGCTTGCCCCCAGTGAAGC TACACTGCTCGCTCCTCGCTGAGGACGCGATCAAGTCGGCGATCAAGGACTACCAGAgcaagcgcgccaaggtGCTCGCCTCGCAGGCTGCCACCTCGGCACCGGTCCAGCAGGCCGCCCACGCCTAA
- the TMA22 gene encoding uncharacterized protein (Translation initiation factor SUI1), with amino-acid sequence MSVAGPSSKPIAVSYCAVCTLPTEYCEFGPSFSKCKTWLEANDQAEFRRLWGEGTLEKRIGTLSLEKQEKLEADAAKAERKADKKAEAEAVKKQAAKITIKREMRTKRKVATHIHGLDLFGVDLKKAAKFFAGKFATGSSLSKNPQGEDEIVVQGDVGDDIIQMLKDKVAVLNGAPASQVQKVEAKKKKDPEAEAAA; translated from the exons ATGTCTGTCGCAGGCCCCTCATCCAAGCCCATCGCAGTGTCTTACTGTGCCGTGTGCACGCTCCCGACCGAGTACTGCGAATTTGGGCCCTCGTTCTCCAAGTGCAAGACGTGGCTGGAGGCCAACGACCAGGCCGAATTCCGGCGCCTCtggggcgagg GCACGCTGGAGAAGCGCATCGGCACCCTTTCGCTCGAGAAGCAAGAGAAgctggaggcggacgcggccaaggcggagcgcaaggccgacaagaaggccgaggccgaggcggtgaaGAAGCAG GCGGCAAAG ATCACGATCAAGCGCGAAATGCGCACAAAGCGCAAGGTCGCGACGCACATTCACGGTCTGGACCTGTTCGGAGTCGacctcaagaaggcggccAAGTTCTTTGCGGGCAAGTTTGCGACTGGAAGCAGTTTGTCCAAGAACCcgcagggcgaggacgagattgTGGTTCAGGGCGATGTTGGAGACGACATT atccaaatgctcaaggacaaggtAGCAGTGTTGAACGGCGCACCGGCCAGCCAGGTGCAAAAGGTCgaggcgaagaagaagaaggacccggaggccgaggcggctgcGTGA